TCGCGCGGCTGGACAAGGAACAGGTTCCGGCCTGAAGAAGGAGCCCGGACGGGTCTCTCCGTCCGGGCTCCCTGGGGCGCTCTGCGCTCAGTCGTGCAGGCGGTACGCGATTTCTACGTTGCCCTTCAGGGCGCGGGTATAGGCGCAGATGTCCTTGGCGCCGTCCACGAGATGCTGCGCCTGCTCGTTGCTCAGGCCCGGCAGCTTGATGTCCAGTGCGGCGTGCAGGTTGTGGGCCTCACCGTCGAGGCTCAGGCCGGCGGTCGCACTGACCTCCATGTCCCCGAATTCGGGGTAGTTCTCTCTCCGGGCCACGGCTCCCATCGCGCTGGCGAAGCAGGCCGCG
The DNA window shown above is from Deinococcus sp. Leaf326 and carries:
- a CDS encoding Ohr family peroxiredoxin, whose protein sequence is MTQNETLFETTSSAHGGRAGHIEGEGGLNVRLAVPEAMGGDGGEGSTPEGLFAAALAACFASAMGAVARRENYPEFGDMEVSATAGLSLDGEAHNLHAALDIKLPGLSNEQAQHLVDGAKDICAYTRALKGNVEIAYRLHD